From a single Vicia villosa cultivar HV-30 ecotype Madison, WI unplaced genomic scaffold, Vvil1.0 ctg.000179F_1_1_3, whole genome shotgun sequence genomic region:
- the LOC131625019 gene encoding UDP-D-apiose/UDP-D-xylose synthase 2, protein MASPSSTRLDLDGNPIKPLTICMIGAGGFIGSHLCEKLMSETSHKVLALDVYNDKIKHLLEPETLPWNGRIQFHRLNIKSDSRLEGLIKMADLVINLAAICTPADYNTRPLDTIYSNFIDALPVVKYCSDTNKRLIHFSTCEVYGKTIGSFLPKDSPLRQDPAYYVLKEDASPCIFGSIEKQRWSYACAKQLIERLVYAEGAENGLEFTIVRPFNWIGPRMDFIPGIDGPSEGVPRVLACFSNNLLRGEPLKLVDGGESQRTFVYIKDAIEAVLLMIENPARANGHIFNVGNPNNEVTVRQLAEMMIQVYSKVSGEQPPEKSTIDVSSKEFYGEGYDDSDKRIPDMTIINKQLGWNPKTSLWDLLESTLTYQHRTYAEAIKKVIAQPIAS, encoded by the exons ATGGCTTCACCGTCTTCAACTCGATTAGATCTCGACGGAAACCCAATCAAACCGCTAACAATCTGCATGATCGGCGCCGGAGGTTTCATCGGCTCTCATCTCTGCGAGAAGCTGATGTCTGAAACCTCTCACAAAGTTCTCGCTTTGGATGTTTACAATGACAAGATTAAGCATCTTCTGGAACCGGAAACGCTTCCCTGGAATGGACGGATTCAGTTTCATAGGCTTAATATTAAGAGCGATTCGAGACTTGAAGGTCTCATCAAGATGGCAGATCTg GTGATAAATCTGGCTGCAATTTGTACTCCTGCGGATTACAATACGCGTCCTTTGGATACGATTTACAGTAATTTCATTGATGCACTTCCTGTG GTGAAGTACTGCTCTGATACTAACAAGAGGCTTATCCATTTCTCTACTTGTGAAGTGTATGGCAAAACGATTGGTAGTTTTCTTCCTAAAGATAGTCCTCTTCGTCAg GATCCTGCATACTATGTGCTTAAAGAAGATGCGTCTCCATGCATTTTCGGTTCAATTGAAAAGCAAAGGTGGTCATATGCATGTGCTAAGCAGTTGATTGAGAGGCTGGTTTATG CTGAGGGTGCTGAAAATGGCTTGGAGTTTACTATTGTGAGGCCCTTTAATTGGATTGGACCCAGAATGGACTTCATTCCCGGCATTGACGGTCCAAGTGAGGGTGTTCCTCGGGTTCTTGCATGCTTCAGCAAT AATCTTCTAAGAGGAGAGCCCCTCAAGCTTGTTGACGGTGGCGAATCCCAGAGAACCTTTGTTTACATCAAAGATGCCATTGAAGCTGTCCTATTGATGATT GAAAACCCTGCCAGAGCCAATGGCCACATCTTCAATGTAGGTAACCCAAACAATGAGGTTACAGTTAGGCAGCTTGCCGAAATGATGATCCAG GTCTATTCAAAGGTAAGTGGAGAACAACCTCCTGAAAAATCTACAATCGATGTAAGCTCGAAAGAGTTTTACGGTGAAGGATATGATGACAGTGACAAGAGAATTCCTGACATGACCATAATCAacaaacagctcg GATGGAATCCAAAGACTTCCCTCTGGGACCTGCTCGAATCGACACTTACCTATCAGCACAGGACATATGCAGAAGCCATCAAGAAAGTGATTGCACAACCCATTGCAAGTTAA